One Candidatus Hydrogenedens sp. genomic window, GCTCGGTTCGGTCAGATTGATATGCTACTTACCGCATTACTGCTATTTGCCCTTTATGCTTTTCATTCATGGTATTACTCGGAAAGGCGAGATTGGAAATGGTTAATTATTATGTACCTTTGCCTCGGCGGTGCCTTATTTGCGAAAGGTCCAGGAACGTTGGTCTTTCCAGTCTTGTTCTTTCTTGTCTTTTATTGGAGAGAGAAGAGGGAGGTTATCAAAATTCATCCGATTGGCGGATTTGGGGCGATTATTGTTTTATATGGGCTGTGGTATGTATATGCACGATGGATTGGTGCGGAACAAATGCAAGAGGGGTCTGTGCACGTGATGGGTTCCGACCTGTTCAAGCAAACTTTAGGCAGGTTTATCTATGGAGTTTCACATCCACAACCGCCATGGTACTATTTCATTTCAGTACCTATTGATATGTTCCCTTGGTCTATCTTCCTTTTGTGGGTTATTCCTTGGGTCTGGAAAAATCGCAATGAACATGAATATGAAGGATTACGATTTTTACTTCTATGGGTTGTGCCAACGTTTATTTTTTTCTCAATCGCCGTTGGAAAACGAGCAATTTATTTACTGCCTATCTTCCCGATGCTCGCCATCATAACTGCGCTCAGCCTGATGTCATTTGAATCCACATCAACCAAACGGTGGAAAAAGGGGATACGTATCCTCTGGATGGTGTTATTGCTCATTTTGGCAGTGGTTCCATATACAGTATTTTGGACAGAAATTAAACATATTTGGAACTCTTACTGGATATTACTAAGTGCAGTTGCATTAATAGCAATTATTGATACCTTCATTGATTTTGTCAAACAGTCCGAAAAACGCTCCCTCCTACGGCAAATTCCGCAACACGTGTCCTTATATCTTATTCTAACAGCATTTGTTCTTTTTCCATCTGTTAATCAGATTAAATCAGTGCGGTATTTTTGTGAGCCATTACGACAATGGAGTGAAGAGAATAAATTATACGAGGCATACAGCTTCGGATTTGAAGAAGAGGAGTATACCTATTATGCCAAACATTTTATAATTCCCTTCTTTTCAGAAAAAGAATTAGATGCCTTCTTAACCGAACAGTCAGAACCTTATGAATTTATGAAACAAATATCTGAGGTTCATAAACAATTTGCAAAGACTGCAAGAAAGATAAACTTTAATGATATCCTTTTACCAACATCAGAAGAGATAACACAAATAAAATCTGTGTTGGAAGAGGTCAAAATAGAGGCAGATAAGAAAGGGAAAATAAATATATTTAATCAAATTGAACTAATGTTAAATAAAAAAATAGAGGAGCTCCATACAATATTAAAGAAGGAGACACCCGTTTTCATGCTCATCAGAGATGAAGATTGGAAATGGGTTGTCGCTCTTAAACCTGAACTGGGTAGTGAAGTCAAAATTATAAACAAGAGAGATGAACTCGACCGCTCAATGCTACTTTTAGCAAATAAACCTGCCTCCATAACCATAAATAAAAAGTAACAATCCTAACTCTACAAACGAAGTATGTATAATATAAAAGATAAGTAATTCTTCTTCTCCGATTCGCATTATTTCCCCCTGGAAAAACATTCTATGTCAGTTTTGACTAAAATATTTTATTCAAAAAGAATAAAATTAAATCAAATTAAACAATAAACAGGAAAAATAAAAAGTATACTTGTATAATTTTCAATTTATGTTTTGTATAAAAGGTTGTTTAATGATAATACTGTTTATTACATTCTTAATTTGGGAATAAAATTCTTGAAAAATTTTTTCCACTTTTTTAAAATTATATGGTATAATAACGACAAGGAAAAAATAGAAAGCTGTGGGCAAAAGGGTGCTTACAGCGGAAGTGGTAAACAAATAACACTAAATTGTAAGGAGGTATATTATGTGTCAGTCAGGTAAAACGACAGGTAAATTTATGTTACGGAGTTTACTCCTAATAAGTGTATTTATTGTATTAGGAGTAATAACGAGTATGCTTTTCGTGTCTGATGTGTCAGGCCAGGAGAAAGCAAACAATGTGCGTGGTAAGGTAATAAACAGTATAAGCAAGAAGCCTGTGGCAGGAGCGACAGTAGAGATTAGTATAGCGGATAAGGCAAGCACAGCACCTGTAGTAACAGATGCGAATGGTAATTTTGAATTTCCTGATTTAGGGACATTACAACCGCCATATCGATTAGATGTTACGAAACGTAAATATAAGCCGAAGACGGTCCAGCCGGTCAATAGTGGTGCGAATATTACAATAGATTTAGAACCGGGAAATATTCAGAAACCGGTAAAACCGAGGGTGTATAGTGGGCCGCGTAGTGTCCGAGTTGGT contains:
- a CDS encoding carboxypeptidase-like regulatory domain-containing protein translates to MCQSGKTTGKFMLRSLLLISVFIVLGVITSMLFVSDVSGQEKANNVRGKVINSISKKPVAGATVEISIADKASTAPVVTDANGNFEFPDLGTLQPPYRLDVTKRKYKPKTVQPVNSGANITIDLEPGNIQKPVKPRVYSGPRSVRVGWDANPEYNIAGYNVYRRTVDANGNALTAWTRLNNPGSQPYENYIS
- a CDS encoding glycosyltransferase family 39 protein, with protein sequence MERNKENNYVRDIILIGLWALVLFGANIWGYDLWSPDEPRYAEVAREMQVMNNYLVPHVNGRPYLEKPPLLMWLMIVCSYPFGGEVSEIPARLPSVLSGVVATILTYLLARRLAHRKIAMLSALIFMTMQRVWWQARFGQIDMLLTALLLFALYAFHSWYYSERRDWKWLIIMYLCLGGALFAKGPGTLVFPVLFFLVFYWREKREVIKIHPIGGFGAIIVLYGLWYVYARWIGAEQMQEGSVHVMGSDLFKQTLGRFIYGVSHPQPPWYYFISVPIDMFPWSIFLLWVIPWVWKNRNEHEYEGLRFLLLWVVPTFIFFSIAVGKRAIYLLPIFPMLAIITALSLMSFESTSTKRWKKGIRILWMVLLLILAVVPYTVFWTEIKHIWNSYWILLSAVALIAIIDTFIDFVKQSEKRSLLRQIPQHVSLYLILTAFVLFPSVNQIKSVRYFCEPLRQWSEENKLYEAYSFGFEEEEYTYYAKHFIIPFFSEKELDAFLTEQSEPYEFMKQISEVHKQFAKTARKINFNDILLPTSEEITQIKSVLEEVKIEADKKGKINIFNQIELMLNKKIEELHTILKKETPVFMLIRDEDWKWVVALKPELGSEVKIINKRDELDRSMLLLANKPASITINKK